The proteins below are encoded in one region of Saccopteryx leptura isolate mSacLep1 chromosome 1, mSacLep1_pri_phased_curated, whole genome shotgun sequence:
- the GREM2 gene encoding gremlin-2 gives MFWKFSLSLLLVAVLVKAVDARKNRPAGAIPSPYKDGSSNNSERWQHQIKEVLASSQEALVVTERKYLKSDWCKTQPLRQTVSEEGCRSRTVLNRFCYGQCNSFYIPRHVKKEEESFQSCAFCKPQRVTSVLVELECPGLDPPFRLKKIQKVKQCRCMSVNLSDSDKQ, from the coding sequence ATGTTCTGGAAGTTTTCCTTGTCTTTGCTCCTGGTGGCCGTGCTGGTGAAAGCGGTGGATGCCAGGAAGAACCGGCCAGCGGGAGCCATCCCCTCGCCTTACAAGGACGGCAGCAGCAACAACTCCGAGAGATGGCAGCACCAAATCAAAGAGGTGCTGGCCTCCAGCCAGGAGGCCCTGGTGGTCACCGAGCGCAAGTACCTTAAGAGTGACTGGTGCAAGACGCAGCCGCTGCGGCAGACGGTCAGCGAGGAGGGCTGTCGCAGCCGCACAGTCCTCAACCGCTTCTGCTATGGCCAGTGCAACTCCTTCTACATCCCGCGCCAcgtgaagaaggaggaggagtccTTCCAGTCCTGCGCCTTCTGCAAGCCCCAGCGTGTCACCTCGGTCCTCGTGGAGCTCGAATGCCCTGGGCTGGACCCTCCCTTCCGACTCAAAAAAATCCAGAAGGTGAAACAGTGCAGATGTATGTCCGTGAACTTAAGCGACTCGGACAAGCAGTGA